A portion of the Gossypium arboreum isolate Shixiya-1 chromosome 8, ASM2569848v2, whole genome shotgun sequence genome contains these proteins:
- the LOC108469137 gene encoding LOW QUALITY PROTEIN: respiratory burst oxidase homolog protein A (The sequence of the model RefSeq protein was modified relative to this genomic sequence to represent the inferred CDS: substituted 1 base at 1 genomic stop codon) — translation MKGASFPTQRQWASDTIPATFSSTSSPGTEQFVEVTLDLQDDDTIILRNVELASSAITVDDGAYTSASTSRSPTIRKSSSNTLRQFSQGRKVEAVAKAKQFSQQLKAELRKLSWGHGHAALTLPGSDSATATRALRKQRAQLDRIRSGAQKALRGLRFITNNEANAWEEVENNFKKLAKHGSLFRSDFAQCIGMKDSKEFAQEMFDALSRQRRLKVEKISKDELYEYWSQITDQSFDSRLQIFFDMVDKNEDGRITEAEVKEILMLSASANKLSRLKEQAEEYAALIMEELDHERFGYIELWQLETLLLQKDTYQSYSQALSYTSQALSQNLQGLTKKSRVRRMIKKLLYYLEENWKRLWVVSLWIMIMTGLFTWKFFQYKQKNSFQVMGYCLLTAKGAAETLKFNMALILLPVCRNTITWLRSTKLGLFLPFDDNINFHETIAAAITIGVILHAGNHLACDFPMLIKSSSDHYDLLINDFGSHKPTYLDLVKGVEGVTGILMIICMAIAFILATRWFRRNLIKLPKPFDRITGFNAFWYSHHLFIVVYILLVIHGVFLYLVHIWYRKTTWMYLAVPILLYAGERTLRFFRSGFYTVRLSKVSITLSTMIPSKPRVLLKFDXWSFLIRYKSGQYMFVQCPAVSPFEWHPFSITSAPGDDYLSVHIRQLGDWTQELKRLFSEVCEPPVSGKSGLLRADDITKKGLPKLLIDGPYGAPAQDYWKYDVLLLVGLGIAATPFISILKDLLHNIVKMEEQADLVSDSSRTSELSSGSNDSGNPNRVPPKRKKTLQTTNAYFYWVTREQGSFDWFKGVMNEVAELDQRGVIEMHNYLTSVYEEGDARSALITMVQALNQAKNGVDIVSGTRVRTHFARPKWKNVLSKLSSKHCNARIGVFYCGAPVLAKQLSKLCYEFNQKGSTKFEFHKEHF, via the exons GAGACAATTTTCACAAGGACGAAAAGTCGAAGCCGTTGCTAAAGCCAAGCAGTTCTCGCAACAGTTGAAAGCCGAGCTACGCAAGTTATCATG gggCCACGGACACGCAGCTCTGACTCTACCCGGATCCGACTCTGCTACAGCGACTCGAGCTTTAAGAAAGCAGCGAGCTCAACTTGACCGGATTCGCTCCGGCGCTCAAAAAGCTCTTCGCGGATTAAGATTCATAACCAACAATGAAGCCAATGCATGGGAAGAAGTTGAAAACAATTTCAAAAAACTCGCTAAACACGGCTCTCTTTTTCGCTCCGATTTCGCACAATGCATAG GAATGAAGGACTCGAAGGAATTTGCGCAGGAGATGTTCGACGCATTGAGTAGACAAAGGAGATTAAAAGTTGAAAAAATTAGCAAAGATGAGCTTTACGAGTATTGGTCCCAAATCACTGACCAAAGTTTTGATTCTCGCCTCCAGATCTTCTTCGACAT GGTGGACAAAAATGAAGATGGTAGGATCACTGAGGCTGAAGTAAAAGAG ATTCTGATGCTAAGTGCTTCGGCAAACAAGCTATCGAGATTGAAAGAGCAGGCGGAGGAATATGCAGCTCTGATCATGGAAGAGTTGGACCATGAAAGATTTGGATATATCGAG CTATGGCAATTGGAGACACTTCTCTTGCAAAAGGACACCTACCAGAGCTATAGTCAAGCCCTAAGCTACACAAGCCAAGCCCTTAGCCAAAACTTACAAGGACTAACAAAGAAGAGCAGAGTCAGGAGAATGATTAAGAAACTTTTATACTATTTAGAAGAAAACTGGAAGAGGCTATGGGTGGTGTCATTATGGATTATGATTATGACAGGGCTCTTTACTTGGAAGTTCTTTCAATACAAACAGAAGAATTCTTTTCAGGTTATGGGTTACTGTCTCCTCACAGCCAAGGGGGCAGCTGAGACCCTCAAGTTTAACATGGCTCTTATCCTCTTACCCGTCTGCAGAAACACCATTACTTGGCTCAGGTCCACCAAGCTGGGTCTTTTCCTGCCTTTTGACGACAATATCAACTTTCACGAG ACAATAGCTGCAGCCATTACTATTGGAGTCATTCTCCATGCTGGTAACCATCTTGCCTGTGATTTTCCTATGCTTATCAAGTCCTCTAGTGATCACTATGATCTACTAATCAATGACTTTGGAAGTCATAAACCAACCTACTTAGACCTGGTAAAAGGGGTTGAAGGAGTGACTGGAATTTTAATGATTATCTGCATGGCAATTGCATTTATACTGGCAACAAGATGGTTTAGGCGGAACCTGATTAAGCTGCCCAAGCCCTTTGATAGAATCACTGGTTTCAATGCTTTCTGGTACTCACATCACCTGTTTATCGTTGTCTACATCTTGCTTGTCATCCATGGCGTATTTCTTTATCTTGTGCACATATGGTACCGTAAGACG ACTTGGATGTACCTAGCTGTTCCAATTTTGTTGTACGCTGGAGAAAGGACACTTAGATTTTTCCGTTCTGGGTTCTATACTGTCCGGCTTTCGAAGGTAAGCATAACACTATCAACTATGATTCC CTCTAAACCTAGGGTGCTTTTGAAATTTGACTGATGGTCTTTTTTGATTCGGTACAAAAGTGGACAGTACATGTTTGTCCAATGCCCTGCTGTCTCTCCCTTTGAATG GCATCCATTTTCCATCACGTCTGCTCCTGGTGATGACTACCTTAGTGTTCATATCCGCCAGCTAGGTGACTGGACACAAGAGCTCAAACGGCTATTCTCAGAGGTTTGTGAACCTCCTGTGTCTGGGAAAAGTGGGCTTCTTAGGGCTGATGACATCACTAAGAAAGG CTTGCCAAAGCTCTTAATAGATGGGCCGTATGGTGCCCCGGCACAAGATTATTGGAAGTATGATGTCCTATTACTTGTGGGCCTTGGAATTGCTGCAACACCATTCATTAGCATCCTAAAAGATCTGCTTCACAACATTGTGAAAATGGAGGAGCAGGCA GATTTGGTGTCAGATTCGAGTAGGACATCAGAGCTGAGCAGTGGGAGCAATGATTCAGGCAATCCCAACAGAGTTCCACCAAAACGAAAGAAAACACTTCAGACGACCAATGCTTACTTTTATTGGGTAACCAGGGAACAAGGCTCATTTGATTGGTTCAAAGGAGTCATGAATGAAGTTGCAGAACTTGATCAAAGG GGTGTAATTGAAATGCACAACTATTTGACCAGCGTGTACGAGGAAGGAGATGCACGATCAGCTCTCATCACCATGGTCCAAGCACTAAATCAAGCCAAGAATGGAGTTGACATCGTTTCCGGCACGAGG GTTCGGACTCATTTTGCAAGGCCTAAATGGAAGAACGTTCTCTCTAAACTAAGTTCCAAGCACTGCAACGCAAGGATAG GAGTGTTTTACTGCGGGGCACCCGTTTTGGCTAAACAACTCAGCAAACTCTGCTATGAGTTCAACCAAAAAGGTTCCACTAAATTTGAATTCCATAAGGAGCATTTCTAA